The following proteins come from a genomic window of Ignavibacteria bacterium:
- a CDS encoding thioredoxin family protein has product MLTIRIVGPGCQNCENLFQMCMNVAAENNIEANIQKITDREKYAELGIWMTPGLIVNGKVLSQGKIPTKSTIEHWLKEVK; this is encoded by the coding sequence ATGCTAACTATCAGAATTGTTGGACCTGGATGCCAAAATTGTGAAAATCTTTTTCAAATGTGTATGAATGTTGCTGCTGAGAATAATATCGAGGCAAATATTCAAAAAATTACAGACAGAGAAAAATATGCCGAGCTTGGCATTTGGATGACTCCTGGATTAATCGTGAATGGAAAAGTTTTATCCCAAGGAAAAATTCCAACTAAGTCTACTATTGAGCATTGGCTAAAAGAAGTTAAATAA
- a CDS encoding arsenate reductase ArsC, whose product MKKRILILCTGNSCRSQMAEGFLKSFNSELEVFSAGTRPAEKISSIAVRVMKEVGIDISDGVPKDVEKYIDQSFDYVITVCDNAKETCPVFIGKVAKQLHIGFEDPAEARGAEEEILSVFRKVRDEIKRDFFEFYFKELK is encoded by the coding sequence TTGAAAAAAAGAATTTTAATTCTCTGCACAGGCAATAGCTGTCGAAGTCAAATGGCTGAAGGTTTTTTAAAGTCATTCAACAGTGAACTCGAAGTATTTTCAGCTGGCACAAGACCCGCAGAAAAAATTAGTTCAATAGCGGTTCGAGTAATGAAAGAAGTTGGGATTGACATAAGTGACGGAGTACCCAAAGATGTTGAAAAATATATTGATCAATCTTTTGATTATGTGATTACGGTCTGCGATAACGCTAAAGAAACATGCCCAGTGTTCATTGGCAAGGTTGCAAAACAGCTTCATATTGGATTTGAAGATCCTGCCGAAGCGAGAGGAGCAGAGGAAGAAATACTTTCAGTCTTCAGAAAAGTTCGGGATGAAATAAAAAGAGATTTTTTTGAATTTTATTTTAAGGAGTTAAAATGA
- a CDS encoding winged helix-turn-helix transcriptional regulator, producing MDKTKIFKALSDFNRLRILKMLQTRPLCVCEITYVLQLATSTVSQHLKILKDSSFIIEKKEKKWVNYMINPQPLDPRINSILNSLDFWISDEKIIIADKTKVLKADRYNICSM from the coding sequence ATGGATAAGACAAAAATTTTCAAGGCGCTTTCAGATTTCAATCGTCTACGAATTCTGAAAATGTTACAAACTCGCCCCTTATGTGTTTGCGAAATTACTTATGTGCTTCAGCTGGCAACCTCGACCGTATCACAGCATTTGAAAATTCTTAAGGATTCATCTTTTATAATTGAAAAAAAAGAAAAAAAATGGGTAAACTACATGATAAATCCACAGCCGCTTGATCCTAGGATAAATTCTATACTCAACTCTTTAGATTTTTGGATCTCCGATGAAAAAATAATAATTGCAGACAAAACAAAAGTCTTAAAGGCTGACAGATATAATATATGTTCTATGTGA
- a CDS encoding transposase gives MVKDNDNYLATSDLSLNSTLVKSYYRTRQLVEEFFKILKSELRLECCSFRKVIAQINHIYFVLIAFCQLENFRIMKNISNIYKIRLVIFDCIPL, from the coding sequence CTGGTTAAAGATAATGATAATTATTTGGCTACAAGTGATCTATCATTGAATTCAACTCTTGTTAAAAGTTACTACCGTACTCGGCAATTAGTTGAAGAGTTTTTCAAAATTCTAAAGTCAGAACTAAGATTAGAATGTTGTTCTTTCAGAAAAGTAATTGCTCAAATCAATCACATCTACTTTGTTCTTATTGCATTTTGTCAGTTAGAAAATTTCAGAATTATGAAAAATATATCTAATATTTATAAAATACGATTGGTAATTTTTGATTGTATTCCTTTATAA
- a CDS encoding transposase: MNIVFLLWTDGNTRYLIGFKIWNKNDKKTRIDLAIELLLFAQRTYHIKPDYVLMDSFYSAARHEELLRIIRKLKWYWISKIKSNRLIDNVQVQDFFTYRYGNHIGKLPATTP; the protein is encoded by the coding sequence ATTAATATCGTATTCCTTTTGTGGACTGACGGTAACACCCGTTATCTAATCGGATTCAAGATTTGGAATAAAAACGATAAAAAAACAAGGATTGATTTAGCCATAGAATTGTTGCTTTTTGCTCAAAGAACATATCACATTAAACCAGATTACGTTTTAATGGACTCCTTCTATTCTGCCGCTCGCCACGAAGAGTTACTGAGAATAATTCGTAAACTAAAGTGGTATTGGATTTCTAAAATCAAGTCAAACCGTCTAATAGACAACGTTCAAGTTCAAGACTTTTTTACTTATCGTTATGGTAACCATATTGGTAAATTACCTGCCACTACTCCGTAA
- a CDS encoding transposase, protein MDTAECSYKALGWKTERRFIVVRKNADVYPNASGKELELFPLEDWRRHYRSTMMVTNLDLPPNEIWEMYKRRSDSENRIKELKYDFAVNGFSSQKFYATEAAFRFALVAYNVMVLFRLIALKDKRARRMASLYLKCIALGSWTVSKHGRDVLCAASFGKLSVQQERRVWIDGLFGNINNFSPPIMVSIA, encoded by the coding sequence ATCGATACAGCCGAGTGTTCCTATAAAGCACTGGGGTGGAAAACAGAACGACGATTTATTGTCGTACGAAAGAATGCCGACGTGTACCCGAACGCAAGCGGAAAGGAATTGGAATTATTTCCTTTGGAAGATTGGCGAAGACACTACCGCAGCACGATGATGGTAACGAATCTCGATTTGCCGCCGAATGAAATTTGGGAGATGTATAAAAGACGCAGCGATTCTGAGAACAGGATCAAAGAATTGAAGTACGATTTCGCGGTGAACGGATTTTCTTCACAAAAGTTTTACGCGACCGAAGCGGCATTCCGTTTTGCGTTAGTGGCATACAATGTCATGGTGTTATTTAGGTTGATCGCATTGAAAGATAAGAGAGCACGAAGAATGGCGAGTTTGTATTTGAAATGCATTGCATTAGGAAGTTGGACGGTGTCGAAACACGGCAGAGATGTCTTATGCGCAGCATCCTTCGGAAAGCTCTCAGTCCAGCAAGAAAGACGAGTGTGGATTGACGGTCTGTTCGGTAATATTAACAACTTTTCACCTCCAATCATGGTTTCTATTGCATGA